Proteins encoded within one genomic window of Lysinibacillus sphaericus:
- a CDS encoding DUF5839 family protein, with the protein MVVVGKVKLPFLVAEVFREELKDTGKRYKRIIGVLEKAPVKN; encoded by the coding sequence ATTGTTGTTGTTGGAAAAGTAAAGTTACCCTTTTTAGTAGCAGAAGTTTTTCGGGAAGAATTAAAAGACACAGGAAAACGATATAAAAGAATTATAGGGGTTTTGGAAAAAGCGCCAGTAAAAAATTAA
- a CDS encoding DUF2500 domain-containing protein, whose product MGKNNNSPELTVPSKIVAKRTDTRGGSGNTSAHTSYYVTFEVQSGERLELKLDGRNYGQLAEHDFDILPFQGTRFKAFERQKRESYDE is encoded by the coding sequence ATGGGCAAAAATAATAATTCACCTGAATTAACAGTACCATCAAAAATTGTTGCAAAAAGGACAGACACACGGGGCGGTTCAGGTAATACTAGTGCTCACACCTCCTACTATGTAACATTTGAAGTTCAAAGTGGGGAACGTTTAGAGTTAAAGCTCGATGGTCGGAACTATGGACAGCTAGCTGAACATGACTTTGACATACTACCGTTCCAAGGTACTCGCTTCAAAGCATTTGAACGCCAAAAAAGGGAGAGCTACGATGAATAA
- a CDS encoding late competence development ComFB family protein — protein MSEPILVNVTEEIVRGLVSFLLRGPEYQTFCKCQICEFQTVAYALNALPSKYVTSKEERDEAFKAMNTPENIELINREIIRALHVVNKHPRH, from the coding sequence ATGTCAGAACCTATTTTAGTAAATGTTACAGAGGAAATTGTGCGTGGTTTAGTAAGTTTTCTACTGCGAGGACCAGAATACCAAACATTTTGTAAATGTCAAATCTGTGAATTTCAAACAGTGGCTTATGCATTAAATGCATTGCCTAGTAAGTATGTTACATCTAAGGAAGAGCGAGATGAAGCATTTAAAGCCATGAATACTCCTGAGAATATTGAACTGATTAACAGAGAAATTATTCGTGCATTACATGTGGTAAATAAGCATCCTCGACATTAG
- a CDS encoding winged helix-turn-helix transcriptional regulator, with amino-acid sequence MNETTLCPRLAKAMDLIGKRWTGLILYQLLDGSQRFNEIESALPVSGRLLSERLKELEKEGLVERKVYSEVPVRVEYSLTEKGRALEGAIRNIESWATNWL; translated from the coding sequence ATGAATGAGACAACTTTATGTCCTCGTTTAGCTAAGGCAATGGATTTAATCGGAAAACGCTGGACTGGGCTAATTTTATATCAATTATTAGACGGATCACAGCGCTTTAATGAGATTGAATCGGCATTGCCTGTAAGCGGTCGTTTATTATCTGAACGTTTAAAGGAACTTGAAAAAGAGGGGCTTGTTGAACGAAAAGTATATTCAGAGGTGCCTGTACGTGTAGAATATTCTTTAACAGAAAAAGGTCGAGCATTAGAAGGTGCTATTCGAAATATTGAGTCATGGGCAACTAACTGGCTATAG
- a CDS encoding heavy metal translocating P-type ATPase, whose product MAVTPIKQEYRLQNLSCASCAAKFEKNVKAIPDVQDAQVNFGASKITIVGAVSVNQIEEAGAFDGIKVSQSTAKASEATIPFYKKTENILASVSLLFVIVGYLLSSVRGEEDLFTIAMFIIAIIVGGVKIFKTGLRNLARFEFDMKTLMTIAIIGAAIIGEWEEAAVVVFLFAVSEALEAYSMDKARQSIRQLMDIAPPTATIKRAHGEHYHEMELATDQIEIGDILVVKPGQKIAMDGIVLAGLSAVNQAAITGESIPVNKSVGDEVFAGTLNEEGALEVRVTKRVEDTTIAKIIHLVEEAQAEKAPSQQFVDRFAKYYTPIIMLVALLVAIMPPLFVGDWQHWIYQGLAVLVVGCPCALVVSTPVAIVTAIGNAARQGVLIKGGIHLEQLGHIDAIAFDKTGTLTKGTPAVTDIYTPTEMLEEDVLQLVAAVEKQSQHPLAKAILKALHDKQLPELIPTDFQSVTGKGAYATVNGQKVYVGSMNWITTLAPVDEIMKEQVQKLQKQGKTVVAAVREGLFIGIIAIADQLRTESKEVLQKLSALKVKHTVMLTGDAKSTAEAIATTLSMSDVRAGLLPAEKLSAIKDLRTQYGAVAMVGDGVNDAPALASANVGIAMGGAGTDAALETADIALMGDDLTKLPYTMALSRKTLRIIKENIIFALALKLIALLLVIPGWLTLWIAIFADMGATLLVVFNSLRLIKQKK is encoded by the coding sequence ATGGCAGTAACACCGATTAAGCAAGAATACCGATTGCAAAACTTGTCCTGTGCTAGTTGTGCAGCTAAATTCGAAAAAAATGTAAAAGCGATACCTGACGTACAAGATGCACAAGTCAATTTTGGAGCTTCCAAAATCACGATTGTAGGAGCAGTTAGCGTCAATCAAATTGAAGAAGCAGGAGCATTTGACGGCATTAAAGTTTCACAATCTACGGCTAAAGCAAGTGAAGCAACAATTCCTTTTTATAAGAAGACCGAGAACATATTAGCTAGCGTATCCCTGCTATTCGTTATAGTTGGCTATCTATTATCTTCTGTTCGTGGCGAAGAAGACTTGTTTACGATTGCTATGTTTATCATTGCGATTATTGTTGGAGGCGTAAAGATATTTAAAACAGGCTTACGCAATCTTGCACGATTTGAGTTTGATATGAAGACGCTTATGACTATAGCAATAATTGGTGCTGCGATTATTGGGGAGTGGGAAGAAGCGGCTGTTGTTGTCTTTTTATTTGCAGTTAGTGAAGCACTTGAAGCGTATTCAATGGATAAGGCACGGCAATCAATTCGTCAATTGATGGATATTGCTCCGCCAACTGCCACGATTAAACGAGCGCATGGCGAGCATTACCATGAGATGGAATTAGCAACGGACCAGATTGAAATTGGCGATATTTTAGTCGTGAAACCAGGTCAAAAAATCGCAATGGATGGTATTGTGCTTGCTGGGCTGTCAGCAGTCAATCAGGCTGCTATTACAGGAGAATCGATTCCAGTCAACAAATCAGTAGGTGACGAGGTTTTTGCGGGAACGTTAAATGAAGAAGGTGCATTAGAAGTACGTGTAACGAAACGTGTAGAGGATACAACGATTGCGAAAATAATTCATTTAGTAGAAGAAGCGCAAGCTGAAAAGGCACCTTCGCAACAATTTGTCGATCGTTTTGCGAAATACTATACACCAATCATTATGCTTGTAGCGTTGCTTGTAGCGATTATGCCACCTTTATTTGTAGGGGATTGGCAACACTGGATTTACCAAGGATTAGCAGTGCTTGTGGTTGGTTGTCCTTGTGCGCTTGTTGTTTCTACTCCAGTAGCAATCGTAACCGCTATTGGGAATGCTGCAAGACAAGGCGTTCTAATAAAAGGTGGTATTCATTTAGAGCAACTAGGCCATATAGATGCTATTGCCTTTGATAAAACAGGTACCTTAACAAAGGGCACACCTGCCGTAACAGATATTTACACTCCTACGGAAATGTTAGAGGAAGATGTATTACAACTGGTGGCTGCTGTTGAAAAACAATCGCAACATCCATTAGCTAAAGCTATTTTAAAGGCATTACATGACAAACAACTTCCAGAGCTTATACCTACAGATTTTCAATCCGTAACAGGTAAGGGTGCTTATGCAACAGTGAATGGTCAAAAGGTTTATGTCGGTAGTATGAATTGGATTACAACATTAGCTCCAGTTGATGAAATAATGAAAGAACAGGTTCAAAAACTGCAAAAACAGGGTAAGACCGTAGTAGCGGCTGTTCGAGAAGGGCTCTTTATTGGCATCATAGCAATTGCCGATCAATTACGTACTGAAAGTAAAGAAGTACTGCAAAAGTTAAGTGCTTTAAAGGTGAAACATACTGTGATGCTAACGGGTGATGCAAAATCAACTGCCGAAGCAATTGCCACTACTTTAAGTATGAGTGATGTGCGAGCAGGCTTACTGCCCGCCGAAAAATTATCTGCTATTAAAGACTTACGCACGCAGTACGGAGCAGTTGCGATGGTCGGGGATGGTGTTAATGATGCGCCAGCATTAGCTTCCGCGAATGTAGGTATCGCTATGGGTGGTGCGGGTACAGATGCTGCGTTGGAGACAGCTGATATTGCATTAATGGGCGATGATTTAACAAAACTACCTTATACAATGGCATTAAGCAGAAAAACATTACGAATTATTAAAGAAAATATTATTTTTGCACTAGCCTTAAAATTAATTGCCTTATTGCTAGTGATTCCAGGATGGTTAACATTATGGATTGCCATTTTTGCCGATATGGGCGCAACATTACTCGTTGTCTTTAATTCTTTAAGGCTTATAAAACAAAAGAAATAA
- the mntR gene encoding transcriptional regulator MntR: MPTPSMEDHIEQIYLLIANKGYARVSDIAEALSVLPSSVTKMVQKLDKDGYLVYEKYRGLTLTPRGEKLGKRLVQRHELLEQFLRIIGVDEERIYNDVEGIEHHLSWNSIDRIADLVQVMEENPDIAKKLEASRTQHNL; the protein is encoded by the coding sequence ATGCCAACACCTAGTATGGAGGACCATATCGAACAAATATATTTATTGATTGCTAATAAAGGATATGCTCGTGTGTCTGACATTGCTGAAGCATTATCTGTTCTTCCTTCTTCTGTTACTAAGATGGTTCAAAAATTAGATAAAGATGGTTATTTAGTTTATGAAAAATATCGTGGGCTTACATTGACGCCAAGAGGAGAAAAACTTGGAAAACGTCTTGTGCAGCGACATGAACTGCTAGAGCAATTTTTGCGAATCATTGGTGTAGATGAAGAGCGTATTTACAATGATGTAGAAGGAATTGAGCATCATTTGAGTTGGAATTCAATTGATCGTATTGCAGATCTTGTGCAGGTAATGGAAGAAAATCCAGATATCGCAAAAAAACTAGAAGCATCTAGAACACAACACAATCTATAG
- a CDS encoding exodeoxyribonuclease III yields MKFISWNVNGIRACLGKGFLDFFNSMDADFFCIQETKCQAGQVELALEGYEQYWNYAQKKGYSGTAIFTKHTPLAVHYGVGEDESQDEGRIVTLEYDNFYVVNVYTPNAQRDLARLPLRLEWEERLALYLKELDAKKPIIYGGDLNVAHAEIDLKNAKSNMGNSGFTYEERAKMSELLASGFVDSFRYKHPEVTDHYTWWSYMNKVRERNIGWRIDYFIVSARLKDQIEVATMHPHIMGSDHCPIELQLTI; encoded by the coding sequence ATGAAATTTATTTCGTGGAATGTTAATGGTATACGTGCTTGTTTAGGGAAAGGTTTTTTAGATTTTTTTAATAGTATGGATGCGGATTTTTTCTGTATTCAAGAAACAAAATGCCAAGCAGGGCAGGTTGAACTAGCACTCGAAGGATATGAGCAATATTGGAATTACGCGCAAAAGAAAGGCTATTCAGGTACAGCGATTTTTACAAAGCATACACCGCTTGCTGTGCACTACGGTGTGGGGGAGGATGAATCGCAGGATGAGGGGCGAATTGTTACATTGGAGTATGACAACTTTTATGTAGTAAATGTTTATACACCAAATGCTCAACGCGATTTAGCAAGATTACCGCTGCGACTAGAATGGGAGGAACGATTAGCGCTGTATTTAAAAGAACTTGATGCCAAAAAGCCAATTATTTATGGCGGTGATTTAAATGTCGCCCATGCTGAGATTGATTTGAAAAATGCCAAATCGAATATGGGCAATTCAGGATTTACATATGAGGAACGTGCTAAAATGTCTGAGTTATTAGCAAGTGGCTTTGTTGATTCTTTCCGTTATAAGCATCCTGAAGTGACTGATCATTATACTTGGTGGTCTTATATGAATAAAGTCCGTGAACGAAATATCGGATGGCGCATTGACTATTTTATTGTATCAGCGCGTTTAAAGGACCAAATTGAAGTAGCTACTATGCATCCGCATATAATGGGTAGTGATCATTGCCCAATCGAGCTTCAACTAACTATTTAA
- a CDS encoding CvfB family protein, giving the protein MNELKSGEVVTLTVLEQQASKWVLTNGVVELPLNASEVTEPLVVGDRIEVFLFADRRGDLAATTAIPAFAQGEYGWARVLRVVEREGAFVDIGTSREVLVKAEDLPAIKEVWPEPGDHLYMTLRTDRNGDLFGRLVTEEKISELYEGAFDDMHNKNITARPYRLLPVGSFLLGVEKPYRIFVHESERYAEPRLGQDVEVRIIDVKEDGSMNGSLLPRKHERITGDAQRILSYLQDVGGKMPFSDKSSPDEIKEMFNMSKASFKRALGTLMKAGKVKQQDGWTEEI; this is encoded by the coding sequence ATGAACGAATTAAAATCAGGTGAAGTTGTTACTTTAACTGTATTAGAGCAACAAGCATCGAAATGGGTCTTAACAAATGGGGTAGTTGAACTGCCATTAAATGCTTCAGAAGTTACAGAACCATTAGTTGTTGGGGATCGTATTGAAGTATTTTTATTTGCGGATCGCCGTGGTGATTTAGCTGCCACGACTGCTATTCCGGCATTTGCCCAAGGCGAATACGGCTGGGCACGTGTTCTTCGTGTTGTAGAGCGCGAAGGAGCTTTTGTTGATATTGGTACTTCACGAGAAGTGCTGGTTAAAGCGGAGGACCTACCTGCGATAAAAGAAGTATGGCCAGAGCCAGGTGACCATTTATATATGACATTGCGAACAGATCGCAATGGAGATTTATTTGGTCGTTTAGTAACAGAAGAAAAGATTTCAGAGTTATACGAAGGTGCATTTGATGATATGCATAATAAAAATATTACTGCCCGTCCTTATCGTTTATTGCCAGTAGGATCATTTTTACTAGGTGTAGAAAAACCATATCGTATTTTCGTCCATGAATCAGAACGCTATGCAGAACCACGCCTTGGACAAGATGTTGAAGTACGTATTATTGATGTTAAAGAAGATGGCTCGATGAATGGCTCTTTGTTACCTCGTAAACATGAACGTATCACAGGAGACGCGCAGCGCATTTTAAGCTATTTACAGGATGTTGGTGGTAAAATGCCATTTAGCGATAAATCTTCGCCAGATGAAATTAAAGAAATGTTTAATATGAGTAAAGCGTCATTTAAACGTGCACTCGGTACACTTATGAAGGCTGGTAAAGTGAAACAACAAGATGGCTGGACAGAAGAAATTTAA
- the murB gene encoding UDP-N-acetylmuramate dehydrogenase, whose product MTKEQWAVDLAQNINPANIKLDESLQQYTMTKLGGKADVFVLPETEEEAIAVIRYAHINNIPLLMLGNGSNMVVRDGGMRGIVVTFSHLDKIQITGDHVYAQSGALIKDVSKLAAASSLTGFEFACGIPGSIGGAMAMNAGAYGGEIKDIIISSKVLTKEGDILILSKEELELGYRQSSIAKKGYYVLSSEFQLAQGVQEEIDAKIADLTFQRESKQPLEYPSAGSVFKRPPGHFAGKLIQDSGLQGKGVGDAEVSTKHAGFIVNKGNATASDYIATIEMVQRVVKEKFGIDLETEVKIVGDDL is encoded by the coding sequence ATGACAAAAGAACAATGGGCTGTGGATTTAGCACAAAACATAAATCCAGCCAATATTAAGCTAGATGAATCATTACAGCAATATACAATGACAAAATTAGGTGGTAAAGCGGATGTTTTTGTTCTCCCTGAAACAGAGGAAGAAGCAATTGCAGTTATTCGCTATGCACATATAAATAATATTCCATTATTGATGTTAGGAAATGGATCCAACATGGTTGTCCGAGATGGAGGCATGCGTGGGATTGTTGTGACATTTTCACATTTAGATAAAATTCAAATTACTGGTGATCATGTTTATGCCCAAAGCGGCGCACTTATTAAAGACGTGTCAAAGCTAGCAGCTGCTTCATCTCTAACAGGTTTTGAATTTGCTTGTGGCATCCCTGGCTCGATTGGTGGAGCGATGGCGATGAATGCAGGCGCTTATGGTGGCGAAATAAAGGATATTATTATTTCTTCTAAAGTACTAACTAAAGAAGGAGATATTTTAATACTATCAAAAGAAGAGCTTGAATTAGGTTACCGTCAAAGTAGCATTGCCAAAAAAGGTTATTATGTACTGTCTTCAGAGTTCCAACTAGCTCAAGGTGTACAGGAAGAAATTGATGCTAAGATTGCCGATTTAACGTTTCAGCGTGAATCAAAGCAACCATTAGAGTACCCTTCAGCAGGCAGTGTTTTTAAACGCCCGCCAGGACACTTTGCAGGCAAGCTTATTCAGGATAGTGGTCTACAAGGTAAAGGGGTCGGTGATGCAGAAGTGTCCACAAAACATGCCGGCTTCATTGTTAATAAAGGAAATGCTACAGCTTCTGACTATATCGCAACGATTGAAATGGTACAACGAGTGGTAAAAGAAAAGTTCGGTATTGATTTAGAAACAGAAGTGAAAATTGTCGGTGACGACTTATAA
- a CDS encoding VOC family protein gives MTYKIDAQLELEHLHLLVQSLETMTNFYKKLGLQVLQSTSTQVTFSIPGNTKPILVLSTEEGVKIRPPRTTGLFHFAILVPSREDLAYVIGNLLNTAIPITGAGDHIYSEAFYLNDPEGNGIEIYHDRPRAEWLNDGHGGLITGTEAVDIEGVMALYDRQRPWTGFPKGTVLGHMHLNVSNINDATTYFYIDALGFDIMTNFHDSALFMSAGGYHHHIAVNIWQGVGAPIPANKTTGLLSYTLSLSSQDELQKLLANLNDKQIPYTFENEQLVVVDNNEDAMIFYVR, from the coding sequence ATGACCTATAAAATTGATGCACAATTAGAGTTAGAGCATTTACATTTACTTGTACAGTCATTAGAGACAATGACTAATTTCTATAAAAAACTAGGGCTTCAAGTACTTCAAAGCACGTCAACACAAGTGACATTTTCTATTCCAGGCAATACAAAACCTATTTTAGTATTGTCAACAGAAGAAGGGGTGAAGATTCGTCCACCTCGTACGACTGGTCTATTCCACTTTGCTATTTTAGTTCCTTCTCGAGAAGACTTAGCTTATGTGATTGGCAACTTGTTGAATACAGCTATACCTATAACAGGGGCTGGTGATCATATTTATTCAGAAGCATTTTACTTAAATGATCCAGAAGGTAACGGTATAGAAATCTATCATGATCGCCCTCGTGCTGAATGGCTAAATGATGGTCATGGTGGACTTATAACCGGAACAGAGGCTGTTGATATAGAAGGTGTGATGGCATTATATGACCGTCAGCGTCCTTGGACAGGTTTCCCTAAAGGAACTGTATTAGGTCATATGCATTTAAATGTGAGCAATATTAATGACGCAACAACTTACTTCTATATAGATGCACTTGGTTTTGATATTATGACTAACTTCCATGATAGCGCACTATTCATGTCTGCTGGAGGTTACCACCATCATATCGCGGTAAACATCTGGCAAGGAGTCGGTGCACCAATACCAGCAAATAAAACAACGGGTTTACTTAGCTATACATTATCTCTTTCTTCACAAGATGAATTACAGAAGCTACTGGCTAATTTGAATGACAAACAAATCCCCTATACATTTGAAAATGAACAGTTAGTAGTTGTAGATAACAATGAAGATGCAATGATTTTCTACGTTCGTTAA
- a CDS encoding ArsR/SmtB family transcription factor, translated as MAKEVCEVTHVNEQAVTRVQQQMPDLSGVAKFLKALSDETRLKIAYALTVENELCVCDVATIIGSSVATASHHLRYLKDHSLAKSHRKGKQMYYALADEHVYQIVTIAYEHAKEGITNGSNTD; from the coding sequence ATGGCAAAAGAGGTCTGTGAAGTGACGCATGTTAATGAGCAAGCGGTGACAAGGGTTCAACAGCAAATGCCTGATTTATCAGGTGTAGCGAAATTTTTAAAGGCATTATCTGATGAAACAAGACTTAAAATAGCGTATGCCTTAACTGTAGAGAATGAATTATGTGTTTGTGATGTGGCGACAATAATTGGGTCATCTGTAGCGACTGCATCACACCATTTACGTTATTTAAAAGATCATAGTTTAGCGAAATCGCATCGTAAGGGAAAGCAAATGTATTACGCTTTAGCTGACGAACACGTATACCAAATTGTAACGATTGCTTATGAACATGCGAAAGAAGGGATTACTAATGGCAGTAACACCGATTAA
- a CDS encoding penicillin acylase family protein, protein MIITSVLAVVAITSFIVFTWFMNKSKPIIDGELTVNMLDEDVTVTRDDKGVPHIFAETDADLYRAQGYVQAQDRLFQMDLARRQASGRLSEIIGEATINTDKHFRTFSLRNAAEKSLAAYDAESKQVLEWFAEGVNTFIEQAKSTNTLSYEFALLGYEPEEWSVVDSLTIGKYMAYDLGGNWNTLAFRHWALQNFDEEKAKELFITYPENASSIIEANKENPVSVAGQFNPALLPNEFNGSNNWVVSGDKTKSGKPILADDPHLGLSTPSIWYQMHLQSPEQNVSGVIFAGIPGIILGHNDEIAWGVTNVGPDVQDLYIEMPNPDNPTQFRYDGEWEQAEVRKEPIKVKDGETVDFEVLVTRHGPIMTDLVFKETEPSAQFSMQWTALQPTAELRAVLGFNKSSSWHEFEQALEDFKAPAQNFVFASKDGTIAYKANGQIPLRKQGDGQLPVPGDSSDYGWEGFIPWDELPTVVNPEEGFIATANNEVIGEEYPYHITDFWAQPYRFERIKEVLEANDSLTVKDMMNLQMDQHNLYAREFLPNLLASIKTMDKDKKYAEIMALLEDWNMVDAKELGAPLVFHTLMVQIQEVLFKEQMPEDMYNMMYGKFNITDQLLRKAYAGEKSIWIEEQGGVDATVFEAFERTVGKIEGQFGKNVSKWQWGDFHQLTFDHTLGSASPIFAAYFNAKKVPIGGSKVTVQAADNDLAGNVNHGASWRFVADVGNLNSAFHIVGPGQSGHVKSDWYQDQVMDWANGNYHETFVNKEAIKGKTVLLKAQ, encoded by the coding sequence ATGATAATCACTAGTGTGTTGGCAGTAGTCGCCATAACATCTTTCATTGTCTTTACGTGGTTTATGAATAAGTCAAAACCGATTATTGATGGAGAGCTCACTGTTAACATGCTTGATGAAGATGTGACGGTGACAAGGGATGACAAAGGAGTTCCACATATATTTGCCGAGACAGATGCAGATTTATATCGTGCTCAAGGCTATGTACAGGCGCAGGATCGGCTGTTTCAAATGGATTTAGCACGTAGGCAGGCAAGTGGCCGCCTGTCAGAGATTATTGGTGAGGCAACAATTAATACAGATAAGCATTTCCGTACCTTTAGTTTACGAAATGCGGCTGAAAAATCATTGGCAGCGTATGATGCCGAAAGCAAGCAAGTGCTTGAATGGTTTGCAGAGGGAGTGAACACCTTTATTGAACAGGCAAAGAGCACGAATACGTTAAGTTATGAATTTGCGTTACTAGGTTACGAGCCAGAAGAATGGTCGGTTGTAGACTCTTTAACCATCGGAAAATATATGGCATACGATTTAGGGGGCAATTGGAATACACTCGCCTTCCGACATTGGGCTTTACAAAACTTCGATGAAGAAAAGGCGAAGGAGTTATTTATTACGTATCCTGAAAATGCTTCATCGATTATAGAAGCAAATAAAGAAAATCCTGTTTCAGTGGCAGGGCAATTTAATCCTGCATTATTGCCAAATGAATTTAATGGCAGTAATAACTGGGTTGTATCTGGCGATAAAACGAAATCAGGTAAGCCAATACTAGCGGATGATCCGCATTTGGGGTTAAGTACACCATCTATTTGGTATCAAATGCATTTACAATCGCCAGAGCAAAATGTAAGCGGTGTTATATTTGCAGGCATTCCAGGAATTATTTTAGGTCATAACGATGAAATTGCATGGGGTGTAACGAATGTAGGCCCTGATGTACAAGATTTATATATTGAAATGCCAAATCCAGATAATCCAACACAATTCCGTTATGACGGTGAGTGGGAACAAGCTGAGGTGCGCAAAGAACCGATAAAGGTAAAGGATGGCGAAACGGTAGATTTTGAAGTCCTTGTTACACGGCATGGCCCGATTATGACAGACCTAGTATTTAAAGAAACGGAGCCTTCTGCCCAGTTTTCAATGCAGTGGACAGCTCTACAACCAACCGCTGAATTACGAGCAGTGCTCGGTTTTAATAAGTCTTCCTCTTGGCATGAGTTTGAGCAAGCATTAGAAGATTTTAAAGCACCTGCTCAAAATTTTGTTTTTGCATCTAAGGATGGCACAATCGCTTATAAAGCTAATGGGCAAATTCCATTGAGAAAGCAAGGGGATGGACAATTACCTGTGCCGGGTGATTCAAGTGACTATGGTTGGGAAGGCTTTATTCCGTGGGATGAGTTACCGACTGTTGTCAATCCAGAGGAGGGCTTTATTGCTACTGCCAATAATGAGGTGATTGGTGAGGAATATCCGTATCATATTACGGATTTTTGGGCGCAGCCATATCGCTTTGAACGAATTAAGGAAGTGCTTGAGGCCAATGATTCATTAACGGTTAAAGATATGATGAACTTACAAATGGATCAACATAATTTATATGCTCGCGAATTTTTACCGAATTTATTAGCATCTATCAAAACGATGGATAAGGATAAAAAATATGCAGAGATCATGGCGTTATTAGAAGATTGGAATATGGTGGATGCAAAAGAGTTGGGAGCCCCGTTAGTCTTTCATACGTTAATGGTACAAATACAAGAGGTATTGTTTAAGGAACAGATGCCAGAGGATATGTATAACATGATGTACGGGAAATTCAATATTACGGATCAACTTCTGCGTAAAGCATACGCAGGTGAGAAAAGTATTTGGATAGAAGAGCAAGGTGGTGTTGATGCCACAGTCTTTGAGGCGTTTGAGCGTACTGTTGGAAAAATTGAGGGGCAGTTCGGAAAAAATGTGTCGAAGTGGCAATGGGGTGACTTTCACCAATTAACGTTTGATCACACATTAGGTAGTGCTTCACCGATATTTGCCGCATACTTTAATGCGAAGAAGGTGCCAATTGGTGGCTCGAAGGTGACAGTGCAGGCTGCTGATAATGATTTAGCTGGCAACGTTAATCATGGAGCGTCGTGGCGTTTTGTTGCGGATGTCGGTAATTTGAACTCAGCTTTCCATATCGTCGGACCGGGTCAAAGCGGTCATGTGAAATCGGACTGGTATCAAGATCAGGTGATGGACTGGGCAAATGGAAATTATCACGAAACCTTTGTTAACAAGGAAGCGATTAAAGGTAAAACAGTATTATTAAAGGCACAATAA